In the Elioraea tepida genome, one interval contains:
- the atpD gene encoding F0F1 ATP synthase subunit beta translates to MASNNVGRVTQVMGAVVDVQFPGELPAILNALHCHFDGRTLVLETAQHLGESTVRTIAMDSTDGLVRGYEVVDTGGPITVPVGPETLGRILNVVGEPIDERGPVPASRRLPIHREAPRFVDQATEAQILVTGIKVIDLLAPYLKGGKIGLFGGAGVGKTVTIMELINNVAKKHGGYSVFAGVGERTREGNDLYHEMIESGVIKVDGPGSKAALVYGQMNEPPGARARVGLTGLTIAEYFRDEEGQDVLFFVDNIFRFTQAGSEVSALLGRIPSAVGYQPTLATDMGALQERITSTKKGSITSVQAIYVPADDLTDPAPATSFSHLDATTVLSRALTEIGIYPAVDPLDSTSRALDPRIVGEEHYTVAREVQRILQTYKSLQDIIAILGMDELSEEDKLIVARARKIQRFLSQPFHVAEVFTGQPGAFVELADTIRSFKAICAGEYDHLPEAAFYMVGTIEEAVAKAERLAAEAA, encoded by the coding sequence ATGGCGAGCAACAACGTCGGCAGGGTTACCCAGGTGATGGGCGCGGTGGTGGACGTGCAGTTCCCCGGCGAACTGCCCGCCATCCTGAACGCGCTGCACTGCCACTTCGACGGCCGGACGCTGGTGCTCGAGACGGCGCAGCATCTCGGCGAGAGCACCGTCCGCACGATCGCGATGGACAGCACCGACGGCCTCGTCCGCGGCTACGAGGTGGTGGACACGGGCGGGCCGATCACCGTTCCCGTCGGCCCCGAGACGCTCGGGCGGATCCTCAACGTGGTCGGCGAGCCGATCGACGAGCGCGGGCCGGTGCCCGCCTCGCGCCGCCTGCCGATCCACCGCGAGGCGCCGCGCTTTGTCGACCAGGCGACGGAGGCGCAGATCCTCGTCACCGGCATCAAGGTGATCGACCTGCTCGCCCCTTACCTCAAGGGCGGCAAGATCGGCCTGTTCGGCGGCGCCGGTGTCGGCAAGACCGTCACGATCATGGAACTGATCAACAACGTCGCCAAGAAGCACGGCGGCTATTCGGTGTTCGCGGGCGTGGGCGAGCGCACCCGCGAGGGCAACGACCTCTACCACGAGATGATCGAATCGGGCGTGATCAAGGTCGACGGCCCCGGCTCCAAGGCGGCGCTCGTCTATGGGCAGATGAACGAGCCGCCGGGGGCGCGCGCGCGCGTCGGGCTCACAGGGCTCACGATCGCGGAATATTTCCGCGACGAGGAGGGCCAGGACGTCCTGTTCTTCGTTGACAACATCTTCCGCTTCACCCAAGCCGGGTCGGAGGTGTCGGCGCTCTTGGGCCGAATCCCCTCGGCGGTCGGCTACCAGCCGACGCTTGCGACCGACATGGGAGCGCTGCAGGAGCGGATCACCTCCACCAAGAAGGGCTCGATCACCTCGGTGCAGGCGATCTACGTTCCAGCCGACGACCTGACCGACCCCGCGCCCGCAACCTCGTTCAGCCACCTCGACGCGACGACGGTGCTCTCGCGCGCGCTCACCGAGATCGGCATCTACCCGGCGGTCGATCCGCTCGATTCGACCTCGCGCGCGCTTGACCCGAGGATCGTCGGCGAGGAGCACTACACCGTGGCGCGCGAGGTGCAGCGGATCCTGCAGACCTACAAGTCGCTGCAGGACATTATCGCCATCCTCGGCATGGACGAGCTGTCGGAGGAGGACAAGCTGATCGTCGCCCGGGCGCGCAAGATCCAGCGCTTCCTCTCCCAGCCCTTCCACGTCGCCGAGGTGTTCACCGGCCAGCCCGGCGCCTTCGTCGAGCTCGCCGACACGATCCGCAGCTTCAAGGCGATCTGCGCCGGCGAGTACGACCACCTGCCGGAGGCGGCCTTCTATATGGTCGGCACGATCGAGGAGGCGGTGGCCAAGGCGGAGCGGCTCGCCGCCGAGGCGGCCTGA
- the atpC gene encoding ATP synthase F1 subunit epsilon: MATLTLDIVSPERLLFSDAVEMAEIPAAEGDMGVLPGHAPMIVTLRGGVIRVHRGGSVTHRLFVAGGFAEVTPERCTVLADDATPVADLSIEDAKARLAKAEAAYAKAAKGADEAGRELAMARLLAARAELAAASAPSP; this comes from the coding sequence ATGGCGACGCTCACGCTCGACATCGTCTCGCCCGAGCGGCTGTTGTTCTCCGATGCCGTGGAGATGGCGGAGATCCCGGCCGCCGAGGGCGACATGGGGGTGCTGCCGGGGCACGCGCCGATGATCGTGACGCTGCGCGGCGGTGTGATCCGCGTCCACCGCGGCGGATCGGTCACGCATCGGCTGTTCGTCGCCGGCGGCTTCGCCGAGGTGACGCCCGAGCGCTGCACCGTTCTTGCCGATGACGCGACCCCGGTGGCCGATCTCTCGATCGAGGACGCGAAGGCGCGGCTTGCCAAGGCGGAAGCGGCCTATGCGAAGGCGGCAAAGGGTGCCGACGAGGCCGGCCGCGAACTCGCGATGGCCAGGCTTCTTGCGGCGCGCGCGGAACTCGCCGCCGCCTCCGCGCCGTCCCCGTGA
- a CDS encoding ferritin-like domain-containing protein, with protein MKHWHIDQVSWHKFDPSKVDPEIVPLVKAAAMVERNGDIYAEYLCNVFHDDPDFQGAARNWAVEEVQHGEALGRWATLADPAWDFRAAFERFRKGFRIETKVDRSVRGSRTGELIARCMVETGTSSYYTALGEGSEEPVLVEICRLIAADEYRHFKLFYDHMRRYLVREKLSVIERLRIGLGRIGETEDDELALAFHCANRPEGAPYDRRAAIAAYMAKAMGYYRQHHLDRGVGMIFKAVGLPPRGRLSDLSARAAYRFLKFKQRRNAAIAAKEWQPAPVTVAAQAA; from the coding sequence ATGAAGCACTGGCACATCGACCAGGTGTCCTGGCACAAATTCGACCCCTCCAAGGTCGACCCCGAAATCGTGCCGCTCGTGAAGGCGGCGGCGATGGTCGAGCGCAACGGCGACATCTACGCCGAGTATCTCTGCAACGTGTTCCATGACGACCCCGACTTCCAGGGTGCGGCGCGCAACTGGGCGGTCGAGGAGGTGCAGCACGGCGAGGCGCTCGGCCGCTGGGCGACGCTCGCCGACCCGGCTTGGGACTTTCGCGCCGCCTTCGAGCGGTTCCGCAAAGGGTTCCGGATCGAGACGAAGGTCGATCGTTCCGTCCGCGGCAGCCGCACCGGCGAGCTGATCGCCCGCTGCATGGTCGAGACCGGCACCTCCTCCTACTACACGGCGCTCGGCGAGGGCAGCGAGGAGCCAGTGCTTGTCGAGATCTGCCGGCTGATCGCGGCCGACGAGTACCGGCACTTCAAGCTGTTCTACGACCACATGCGGCGCTATCTCGTGCGCGAGAAGCTCTCGGTGATCGAGCGGCTTCGGATCGGGCTCGGGCGGATCGGCGAGACGGAGGACGACGAGCTCGCGCTCGCCTTCCACTGCGCCAACCGTCCTGAGGGCGCCCCCTACGACCGCCGGGCGGCGATCGCGGCCTACATGGCGAAGGCGATGGGCTACTACCGCCAGCATCATCTCGACCGCGGGGTGGGCATGATCTTCAAGGCGGTGGGGCTGCCGCCGCGTGGCCGCCTGTCCGACCTCTCGGCGCGTGCCGCTTACCGGTTCCTCAAGTTCAAGCAGCGCCGCAACGCGGCGATCGCCGCGAAGGAGTGGCAGCCCGCACCGGTGACCGTCGCCGCCCAGGCGGCCTGA
- a CDS encoding putative bifunctional diguanylate cyclase/phosphodiesterase, producing MLCALTLGAAVWCTHFIAMLAHRPGVPVSFDAVLTIVSFLVPILGAIPGLLLAASASSGSRGAAEEAPLSHWRAVAGGAVVGAAIAAMHYTGMAAYRVEGIVVWNPSVIALSVALSMTISAAAFLLASTYAGQRVPRAAGGVFALAVLSLHFTGMAAVTITALGTAGTEAAVEAQHAMALAVALAGLIVMTAGGFAFLLDRRSQTETVRRLTHLAMTDPLTGLPNRAAFAERLARGLERAAAVSARAAVIAIDLDRFKEVNDTHGHAAGDAALRAIGQRLAAAVGANACLARMGGDEFAALLPFRTRSGLDAVIARLEAAASAPVTIEDGSGGEFTVTLGASFGIACFPEDGTDPGQLTNNADLALYRAKALPFTAHCFYDPSMDAAAREKRSLAAALREALASGGGLMLHYQLQASVTAGEITGYEALLRWRHPTRGMIPPSVFIPLAEEMGLIPALGAWVLRRACTEAAAWPHPWRVAVNVSPLQLADASLPGLVAEVLAETGLAAERLEIELTETAIVEDQERALSILRAIKALGVRVALDDFGTGYSSLKTLRSFPFDKIKLDRFFMAEIESSAEAMAVIRSVLAEGVERPEQLAILRAEGCDEAQGFLLGRPSPAVSSGPEPEAAASAPRPPDAAPVSEAA from the coding sequence CTGCTCTGCGCGCTCACGCTCGGCGCCGCCGTCTGGTGCACGCATTTCATCGCCATGCTTGCCCACCGCCCCGGCGTTCCGGTGAGCTTCGACGCGGTGCTCACGATCGTCTCGTTCCTCGTGCCGATCCTCGGCGCCATTCCCGGGCTGCTCCTCGCTGCGAGCGCCAGCTCCGGGTCACGGGGCGCTGCGGAGGAGGCGCCGCTCAGCCACTGGCGGGCGGTCGCCGGCGGGGCGGTGGTGGGCGCCGCGATCGCCGCGATGCACTACACCGGGATGGCGGCTTACCGGGTGGAGGGGATCGTCGTCTGGAACCCTTCGGTGATCGCCCTGTCGGTCGCGCTCTCGATGACGATCTCGGCAGCGGCCTTCCTGCTCGCCTCCACCTACGCCGGACAGAGGGTGCCGCGCGCGGCCGGCGGCGTGTTCGCCCTCGCCGTCCTGTCGCTCCACTTCACGGGGATGGCGGCGGTCACCATCACGGCGCTCGGGACCGCCGGCACCGAGGCTGCGGTAGAGGCCCAGCATGCGATGGCGCTCGCGGTCGCGCTCGCCGGCCTGATCGTGATGACGGCAGGCGGTTTCGCCTTCCTGCTCGACCGGCGGTCGCAGACCGAGACGGTGCGTAGGCTCACGCACCTCGCGATGACCGACCCCCTCACCGGCCTACCGAACCGGGCTGCCTTCGCGGAGCGGCTCGCCCGCGGGCTCGAGCGCGCCGCTGCCGTGAGCGCACGCGCGGCGGTGATCGCGATCGACCTCGACCGGTTCAAGGAGGTGAACGACACGCATGGGCACGCGGCCGGCGACGCGGCGCTGCGCGCGATCGGTCAGCGTCTCGCGGCGGCGGTGGGCGCCAATGCCTGCCTCGCCAGGATGGGCGGGGACGAGTTCGCCGCGCTCCTCCCCTTCCGCACCCGAAGCGGGCTCGACGCCGTGATCGCGCGTCTCGAGGCGGCGGCATCCGCCCCCGTGACGATCGAGGACGGGTCGGGCGGAGAGTTCACGGTGACGCTCGGCGCCTCCTTCGGCATCGCCTGCTTCCCGGAGGACGGCACCGACCCCGGCCAGCTCACCAACAATGCCGATCTCGCCCTCTATCGCGCCAAGGCCCTGCCCTTCACCGCGCATTGTTTCTACGACCCGTCGATGGACGCAGCGGCACGGGAGAAGCGCAGCCTTGCCGCGGCGCTGCGCGAGGCGCTCGCCTCCGGAGGGGGGCTGATGCTGCATTACCAGCTCCAGGCGTCGGTCACGGCCGGGGAAATCACCGGCTACGAGGCGCTGCTCCGCTGGCGCCACCCGACGCGGGGGATGATCCCGCCCTCCGTGTTCATCCCGCTCGCCGAGGAGATGGGCCTGATCCCGGCGCTCGGTGCCTGGGTGCTGCGCCGCGCCTGCACAGAGGCCGCCGCCTGGCCGCATCCGTGGCGCGTGGCCGTGAACGTCTCGCCGCTTCAGCTCGCCGACGCCTCGCTGCCGGGCCTCGTTGCCGAGGTGCTGGCGGAGACGGGTCTTGCAGCGGAACGGCTCGAGATCGAACTCACCGAGACCGCGATCGTCGAGGACCAGGAGCGGGCGCTCTCGATCCTCCGCGCCATCAAGGCGCTCGGGGTTCGAGTAGCGCTCGACGATTTCGGGACCGGCTATTCCTCTCTCAAGACGCTGCGGAGCTTCCCCTTCGACAAGATCAAGCTCGACCGGTTCTTCATGGCCGAGATCGAGAGCTCGGCGGAAGCCATGGCGGTGATCCGGTCGGTGCTTGCGGAAGGGGTGGAGCGCCCCGAGCAGCTCGCGATCCTGCGCGCTGAGGGGTGCGACGAGGCGCAGGGTTTCCTGCTCGGCCGCCCCTCCCCAGCCGTCTCCTCTGGCCCCGAGCCGGAGGCCGCGGCGTCGGCGCCGCGGCCGCCGGACGCCGCGCCAGTGTCTGAGGCCGCCTGA
- a CDS encoding RNA pyrophosphohydrolase, which yields MSASLPYRRNVGAVLFNPDGLVLVCRRADLPNAEGAPGGWQLPQGGIDDDEDPAEAVLRELAEEIGTDRAEVIEEHPEWLTYDLPPHLIGVALGGRYRGQTQKWFALRFLGRDADIRLDADPNPEFDAWRWTTLDSLPALAVDFKRAIYERLARDFAHLAR from the coding sequence ATGAGCGCGTCTCTCCCCTATCGACGCAATGTCGGGGCGGTGCTGTTCAACCCCGACGGCCTCGTGCTGGTGTGCCGGCGCGCGGATCTGCCCAATGCCGAGGGCGCGCCGGGCGGCTGGCAGCTCCCCCAGGGCGGGATCGACGATGACGAGGATCCGGCGGAAGCGGTCCTGCGCGAGCTCGCCGAGGAGATCGGCACCGACCGCGCCGAGGTGATCGAAGAGCATCCGGAGTGGCTGACCTACGACCTGCCGCCCCACTTGATCGGCGTCGCCTTGGGCGGGCGCTACCGCGGCCAGACGCAGAAATGGTTCGCACTCCGCTTCCTCGGGCGGGACGCCGACATACGCCTCGACGCCGACCCGAACCCCGAGTTCGACGCGTGGCGCTGGACCACGCTCGACTCGCTGCCTGCGCTCGCGGTGGATTTCAAGCGGGCGATCTACGAGCGGCTCGCACGCGATTTCGCTCATCTCGCCCGTTGA
- a CDS encoding divergent polysaccharide deacetylase family protein, with the protein MQPRAPEASPPGARSLRALGYFWLALLVGGVLVVAWLDRLGPPARHDQVAEAPETAHREGTSRPAEAGEARPPPQPAERAPPIAEPDPALLERLRDGALPRLGSDGRAAWRLYARPFNQSDRRPKVGVLVAGLGISESVTEAAIQRLPGAVSLAFSPYGLRLAEFAAAARADGHEVLVAIPMEPVGFPLNDPGPQALLTSLPWGENNTRLTWALSRFQGYVGATSVLGPTLRGERFAASPEAIRPVLEVLRARGLMFVDGRVGEPAPEGLPARSIDLVLDDRQSRAEIDLRLAELERIARERGSALGLAGASTIAVERIAAWAAGLEERGLVLAPVTALVPTEERRAQR; encoded by the coding sequence ATGCAGCCGAGAGCGCCTGAGGCGTCCCCTCCCGGCGCGCGGAGCCTGCGTGCGCTCGGCTATTTCTGGCTCGCGCTCCTGGTCGGCGGTGTGCTCGTCGTGGCGTGGCTCGACCGGCTCGGCCCTCCCGCCCGGCACGATCAGGTGGCCGAGGCGCCCGAGACGGCGCACCGTGAGGGGACATCGCGCCCCGCCGAGGCAGGGGAGGCGCGACCGCCTCCGCAGCCGGCCGAGCGCGCGCCGCCGATCGCCGAACCCGACCCGGCTCTGCTCGAGCGCCTGCGCGACGGCGCCCTGCCGCGCCTAGGGTCGGACGGCCGCGCTGCCTGGCGCCTCTACGCCCGCCCTTTCAACCAGTCAGACCGGCGGCCGAAGGTCGGCGTGCTCGTCGCCGGCCTCGGGATCAGCGAGAGCGTGACCGAGGCGGCGATCCAGCGGCTACCGGGTGCGGTCAGCCTCGCCTTCTCGCCCTACGGGCTGAGACTCGCCGAGTTCGCCGCGGCTGCCCGCGCCGACGGGCACGAGGTCCTGGTCGCGATCCCGATGGAGCCGGTTGGCTTCCCGCTGAACGACCCCGGCCCCCAGGCTCTGCTCACCTCCCTTCCGTGGGGTGAAAACAACACCCGCCTCACGTGGGCGCTCTCCCGTTTCCAGGGCTATGTTGGGGCGACGAGCGTGCTCGGGCCCACCTTGCGCGGCGAGCGCTTCGCCGCAAGCCCGGAGGCGATCCGGCCGGTGCTCGAGGTGCTTCGGGCGCGCGGCCTGATGTTCGTCGACGGGCGGGTCGGCGAGCCGGCGCCCGAGGGGCTGCCCGCCCGCTCGATCGACCTCGTGCTTGACGACCGGCAGAGCCGGGCCGAGATCGACCTGCGGCTTGCCGAGCTCGAGCGGATTGCGCGCGAGCGCGGCAGCGCGCTCGGCCTTGCCGGGGCGAGCACGATCGCGGTCGAGCGGATCGCGGCCTGGGCCGCGGGGTTGGAGGAGCGGGGGCTCGTGCTCGCCCCCGTCACCGCTCTTGTGCCGACCGAGGAGCGCCGGGCGCAGCGATGA
- a CDS encoding S41 family peptidase — protein sequence MKVTLRSALLGAGLAFAVGLGVNGPLGRYLDATLGLAAFAQEGSRAETYRLLSLFGDVFERIRAEYVEPVNDRDVIEAAINGMLTSLDPHSGYLNPRNFRDMQVQTRGEFGGLGIEVTQEGGYIKVIAPIDDTPAARAGVRAGDLITHIDGQSTQGLTLNEAVERMRGPPRTEIRLTIRREGSPRPIEMAIIRDVIRIQSVRARLEGDVAYIRITSFNEQTDAGLRRAMQQIRQQAGGNLRGVLLDLRNNPGGLLDQAVAVADDFLDQGEIVSTRARRPEDAQRYNAKPGDIAQGLPLVVLINGGSASASEIVAGALQDHRRAVVIGTRSFGKGSVQTVMPLPGNGAIRLTTARYYTPSGRSIQATGIEPDVVIEALKGEARAEARDREAQLNRALRNDGGTGSASRAPAPQLPPVALPPGFVESISPPDPPPADAQGPAVVFGDLAKDYQMRKGLELVRAMAARARASN from the coding sequence CAGGCCTCGCCTTCGCGGTCGGCCTCGGGGTGAACGGCCCGCTCGGCCGCTATCTCGACGCGACGCTCGGGCTCGCGGCCTTCGCCCAAGAAGGGAGCCGGGCCGAGACCTATCGGCTTCTCTCGCTGTTCGGCGACGTGTTCGAGCGGATCCGCGCCGAGTATGTCGAGCCGGTCAACGACCGGGACGTGATCGAGGCGGCGATCAACGGGATGCTGACGAGCCTCGACCCGCACTCCGGCTATCTCAACCCGCGCAACTTCCGCGACATGCAGGTTCAGACGCGGGGCGAGTTCGGGGGCCTCGGCATCGAGGTCACCCAGGAGGGCGGCTACATCAAGGTGATCGCGCCGATCGACGACACGCCGGCCGCCCGCGCCGGGGTGCGCGCCGGCGACCTGATCACCCATATCGACGGCCAATCCACCCAGGGGCTCACCCTCAACGAGGCGGTGGAGCGTATGCGCGGGCCGCCGCGCACCGAGATCAGGTTGACGATCCGGCGCGAGGGCTCGCCGCGGCCGATCGAGATGGCGATCATCCGCGACGTGATCCGGATCCAGTCGGTCCGGGCGCGGCTCGAGGGGGATGTGGCCTATATCCGCATCACGAGCTTCAACGAGCAGACCGATGCCGGCCTGCGCCGGGCGATGCAGCAGATCCGGCAGCAGGCGGGCGGCAACCTGCGCGGCGTCCTCCTGGATCTGCGCAACAACCCGGGCGGCCTGCTCGACCAGGCCGTGGCGGTCGCGGACGATTTCCTCGACCAGGGCGAGATCGTCTCCACTCGCGCCCGCCGCCCTGAGGACGCGCAGCGCTACAACGCCAAACCCGGCGACATCGCCCAGGGGCTGCCCTTGGTGGTGCTGATCAACGGCGGTTCTGCCTCCGCTTCCGAGATCGTGGCCGGAGCGTTGCAGGACCATCGCCGCGCCGTCGTCATCGGCACGCGCAGCTTCGGCAAGGGCTCGGTGCAGACGGTGATGCCGCTGCCCGGTAATGGCGCGATCCGGCTCACCACCGCCCGCTACTATACACCGTCGGGGCGGTCGATCCAGGCGACCGGGATCGAGCCCGATGTCGTGATCGAGGCGCTGAAGGGCGAGGCGCGTGCCGAGGCGCGCGACCGCGAGGCGCAGCTCAATCGCGCGCTTCGGAACGACGGCGGCACCGGTTCGGCAAGTCGTGCTCCGGCGCCGCAGCTTCCGCCGGTCGCGCTGCCGCCCGGCTTCGTCGAGAGCATCTCGCCGCCCGACCCGCCCCCGGCCGATGCTCAGGGTCCGGCGGTCGTGTTCGGCGACCTTGCCAAGGACTACCAGATGCGCAAGGGCCTCGAGCTCGTGCGCGCCATGGCCGCCCGGGCCCGCGCCTCGAACTGA